The Candidatus Methylomirabilis sp. genome has a segment encoding these proteins:
- a CDS encoding type II toxin-antitoxin system Phd/YefM family antitoxin gives MPSIDRFVPITQAKDRLLDLAREVEREDSVVAITRNGVPAAILLSPAKFEGLLETLEILADARTMRALRRSIGQAAAGKWVREARIFGRE, from the coding sequence ATGCCGTCCATTGACCGGTTTGTCCCGATCACCCAAGCCAAGGACCGCCTGCTGGATCTCGCCCGGGAAGTCGAGCGGGAGGACAGTGTGGTCGCGATCACCCGGAACGGCGTCCCGGCGGCCATCCTCTTGAGCCCGGCGAAGTTTGAGGGGCTCCTGGAAACCTTGGAGATCTTGGCCGATGCCCGCACGATGCGGGCGCTACGTCGATCCATTGGCCAGGCGGCGGCCGGCAAGTGGGTGCGTGAAGCGCGGATCTTCGGCCGTGAATGA
- a CDS encoding type II toxin-antitoxin system RelE/ParE family toxin produces the protein MTPYQIRYTPAAAESIRHLHPSVKRALREAIRGLATAPFTGHPLAFELTGFRSLRVSRHRVIYRVQEADRAVEVHLVGVRGDIYEVFRRFLERASKT, from the coding sequence ATGACCCCCTACCAGATCCGCTACACGCCCGCGGCGGCTGAATCGATCCGCCACCTGCACCCTTCCGTCAAGCGGGCGCTCCGGGAGGCGATTCGCGGGCTCGCCACGGCTCCCTTCACCGGCCATCCTCTCGCCTTCGAACTCACCGGGTTCCGATCGCTCCGGGTGTCCCGGCACCGCGTGATCTACCGTGTTCAAGAAGCTGATCGGGCTGTAGAAGTCCATTTGGTGGGCGTGCGCGGGGATATCTACGAGGTATTCCGGCGGTTCCTCGAGCGGGCTTCAAAGACCTGA
- a CDS encoding type II toxin-antitoxin system HicB family antitoxin, giving the protein MRIVAGTLTERKGQTVMIRQYVEEALRGARYDKLEDGTFYGEVPRLRGVLATAGTLEECRNQLAKVVEEWVLVRVAKGLAVPPLGKIGVRVKKAG; this is encoded by the coding sequence ATGCGTATTGTGGCCGGGACCTTAACCGAGCGCAAGGGACAAACGGTCATGATTCGACAATACGTGGAGGAGGCACTTCGGGGCGCGCGCTATGACAAACTGGAGGATGGGACCTTCTACGGAGAGGTTCCCCGCCTGCGGGGCGTGCTGGCCACCGCTGGGACGCTTGAGGAGTGTCGGAATCAGCTCGCCAAGGTGGTGGAGGAGTGGGTCCTGGTGCGCGTGGCAAAGGGTCTCGCGGTTCCGCCACTCGGGAAAATCGGCGTCAGAGTTAAGAAAGCGGGCTGA
- a CDS encoding type II toxin-antitoxin system Phd/YefM family antitoxin, with protein MSKVLNITAARARLTRLVQEAFLERKRILIGKHGVPMAALLPIGEYEELLQDLEDLRDMQEAEAEYRRTGGKRLEEVVKAYKGRR; from the coding sequence ATGAGTAAGGTTTTGAACATCACGGCAGCCCGAGCGCGGTTGACCCGCCTTGTCCAGGAAGCCTTCCTGGAGCGGAAGCGGATCCTCATCGGGAAGCACGGCGTCCCCATGGCTGCTCTCCTGCCGATCGGCGAGTACGAGGAGCTTCTGCAGGATCTGGAGGACCTTCGCGATATGCAGGAGGCTGAAGCGGAATACCGGCGGACTGGAGGGAAGAGGCTTGAGGAGGTCGTAAAGGCGTACAAGGGCCGCCGGTGA
- a CDS encoding type II toxin-antitoxin system RelE/ParE family toxin yields the protein MPYTIKVASARVERQLAAVPEIDRAHLVTRLRALADQPRPKGAKALARDVYRLRAGRYRIIYKVFDREQLVLIGKVAPRTERTYKDIEALF from the coding sequence ATGCCTTACACGATCAAAGTGGCGAGCGCTCGGGTCGAAAGGCAGCTCGCCGCCGTGCCCGAGATCGACCGAGCACATCTCGTAACGCGCCTCCGGGCACTCGCGGATCAGCCGCGACCCAAAGGGGCGAAGGCGCTAGCCCGGGATGTCTACCGTCTGCGAGCTGGCCGATACCGGATCATTTATAAGGTGTTTGACCGGGAGCAGTTGGTGCTCATCGGCAAGGTCGCGCCCCGAACCGAACGGACCTACAAGGACATCGAGGCCCTGTTCTGA